Proteins encoded together in one Ipomoea triloba cultivar NCNSP0323 chromosome 4, ASM357664v1 window:
- the LOC116016350 gene encoding probable DNA replication complex GINS protein PSF3: MANYYDIDDILAEEELVPAVFQKTANAVGIFDCCDDMNKVGAGMEVEMPFWLARELYVKQAVKIKVPSCFDTKERPRDRHRDEPLKRRDRTKDEIGADAAHVDLRGRCPYFYDFGCKIARLTGDKTIGPFLLVAFRTRYKEVLIKAYTAASALASKHLTLLTQEEMKLYEAGQSSTMAFKKWRMGGPRLHKASVLGRKRKPTQ; the protein is encoded by the exons atggcaaattattatgaCATTGATGATATTTTAGCTGAAGAAGAG CTTGTTCCAGCTGTGTTCCAGAAGACTGCCAATGCAGTTGGGATATTTGATTGCTGTGATGATATGAATAAG GTGGGAGCTGGTATGGAAGTAGAAATGCCGTTTTGGCTTGCCCGTGAGCTATATGTGAAACAAGCAGTGAAGATTAAAGTTCCGTCATGCTTTGACACCAA GGAGAGACCAAGAGATAGACATCGGGATGAACCTCTCAAAAGGAGGGATAGAACAAAGGATGAGATCGGAGCTGATGCTGCACATGTGGATTTGAGAGGCCGATGCCCATATTTTTATGACTTTGGATGCAAGATAGCAAGACT AACCGGTGACAAAACAATAGGGCCTTTTCTGTTGGTTGCGTTTCGGACCAGATACAAAGAAGTGTTGATCAAGGCATACACTGCAGCATCTGCGTTGGCTTCCAAACACTTAACACTCCTAACACAGGAAGAGATGAAAT TGTACGAGGCTGGGCAATCCTCAACAATGGCTTTCAAGAAATGGCGGATGGGTGGACCTAGACTGCACAAAGCTTCTGTGCTTGGGAGAAAGAGAAAGCCAACCCAATAA
- the LOC116017818 gene encoding geraniol 8-hydroxylase-like gives MDFQSIVLATLLAWTLCLLAKRCSTSNLAKKLPPGPVPLPIIGNLHHLLDGQPHKFLALLAQKYGPVMNLKLGMINTVVISSSTMAKQALQNQDLIFSSRPILDALRAHNHNQLSVIWLPVSSKWRTLRKILISSIFSDSKLDTNQQLRDRKIQELIMYCQNKGHVGEAVDLGRAAFRTTLNLLWNTIFSKDLADPYSDSAKEFKELIRKIMEEAGKPNLVDHFPFLQKFDLQGSRRRMTGYFTKGLQLFNDLIDERLEERKVRGSKNIDLLDLLLNISQERPEEIDRTQILHVCLDLFVAGMDTSSSTLEWAMAELLKNPDIMAKAQAELADVIGKGKQLREADVTHLPYLQCVIKETLRIHPPSPFIPRKVEQDVILCRYTIPKDSQVLVNVWAIGCDSSIWESPLIFKPERFWNLQVDVKGQDFELIPFGTGRRICPALRLAMRMVPIMLGSLLNSFQWKLEGDITPMDLDMEEKSGFTLAKAQPLRAIPIPF, from the exons ATGGATTTCCAGAGCATTGTATTAGCAACATTGCTGGCCTGGACCCTCTGTTTATTAGCAAAAAGATGTAGCACTAGCAATCTAGCCAAAAAGCTTCCACCAGGGCCAGTCCCATTGCCCATCATCGGAAACCTTCATCACTTGCTTGATGGGCAACCTCACAAATTCCTAGCCCTGCTAGCCCAAAAATATGGTCCAGTTATGAATCTAAAATTGGGCATGATAAACACAGTGGTCATTTCTTCATCCACCATGGCCAAACAAGCTCTTCAAAACCAAGACTTAATCTTCTCCTCCCGCCCAATCCTAGATGCTCTCAGAGCTCACAACCACAACCAACTCTCTGTCATTTGGCTTCCTGTCTCCTCTAAGTGGAGAACCCTTCGCAAAATCCTGATTTCTTCCATCTTTTCCGACAGTAAACTTGACACCAACCAACAACTGAGGGATAGAAAGATCCAGGAGCTTATTATGTATTGCCAAAATAAAGGCCATGTAGGGGAAGCTGTGGACCTTGGGCGTGCAGCTTTTAGGACTACCCTGAATTTGTTATGGAACACCATTTTCTCTAAAGATTTAGCTGACCCTTATTCGGATTCGGCCAAAGAATTTAAAGAGTTGATCCGGAAAATCATGGAGGAAGCTGGAAAGCCCAACTTGGTTGATCATTTCCCCTTTCTTCAAAAGTTTGATCTCCAAGGTTCAAGACGTCGCATGACAGGTTATTTCACCAAGGGGCTCCAGCTTTTTAATGATTTGATTGATGAACGGCTGGAAGAGAGAAAAGTAAGAGGAAGCAAAAATATTGATTTATTAGATTTGCTTCTCAACATCAGCCAAGAAAGACCAGAGGAGATTGATAGGACTCAAATTTTGCATGTGTGTttg GATTTGTTTGTTGCGGGGATGGATACCTCATCAAGCACATTAGAATGGGCAATGGCAGAACTTCTTAAGAATCCAGACATTATGGCAAAAGCTCAGGCTGAGCTCGCTGATGTTATTGGCAAAGGCAAGCAGTTACGAGAAGCAGATGTTACTCACCTACCTTACTTGCAATGTGTCATAAAAGAAACCCTACGAATACATCCACCAAGCCCATTTATTCCGCGTAAAGTTGAACAAGATGTAATCCTATGTAGATACACTATTCCTAAAGACTCACAAGTTCTAGTCAATGTATGGGCAATTGGGTGTGACTCTAGTATTTGGGAAAGCCCATTAATCTTCAAACCTGAGAGGTTTTGGAACTTACAAGTGGATGTTAAAGGGCAAGATTTTGAACTCATTCCATTTGGCACTGGGAGAAGAATTTGCCCCGCATTGCGATTGGCAATGCGGATGGTTCCAATAATGCTAGGGTCATTGCTAAACTCATTCCAATGGAAGCTTGAAGGTGACATTACACCAATGGATTTGGACATGGAGGAAAAATCTGGCTTTACATTAGCTAAAGCTCAACCTCTTAGGGCCATACCTATTCCCTTTTAA
- the LOC116017365 gene encoding geraniol 8-hydroxylase-like, which translates to MDFQSIVLATLLAWTFVHGLCLLAKRCSTSSLAKKLPPGPFPLPIIGNLHHLLGGQPHKSLALLAQKYGPVMNLKLGMINTVVISSSTIAKEALQNQDLLFSSRPIPDALRAHNHSQFSVIWLPVSSKWRTLRKIMISTIFSGAKLDTNQQLRVRKIQELIIYCQNKSHVGEAVDLGRAAFRTTLNLLWNTIFSKDLADPYSDSAKEFKELVWKIMEEAGKPNLVDHFPFLEKFDPQGSRRRMTGYFTQGLELFNELIDERLEERKVRGSRNVDVLDLLLNISQERPEEIDRTQILHVCLDLFVAGTDTSSSTLEWAIAELLKNPNIMAKAQAELADVIGKGKQLREADVTHLPYLQCVIKETLRIHPPTPFIMRKVEQDVTLCGYTIPKDSQVLANVWAIGRDSSIWENPLTFNPERFWNLQVDVKGQDFELIPFGTGRRICPALPMAMRMVPIMVGSLLNSFQWKLDGDIAPMDLDMEEKSGITLTKAQPLRAIPIPF; encoded by the exons ATGGATTTCCAGAGCATTGTATTAGCAACATTGTTGGCCTGGACTTTTGTCCATGGCCTCTGTTTATTAGCAAAAAGATGTAGCACTAGCAGTCTAGCCAAAAAGCTTCCACCAGGGCCTTTCCCATTGCCCATCATCGGAAACCTTCATCACTTACTTGGTGGTCAACCTCACAAATCCCTAGCCCTGCTAGCTCAAAAATATGGTCCAGTTATGAATCTGAAATTGGGCATGATAAACACAGTGGTCATTTCTTCATCCACCATAGCCAAAGAAGCTCTACAAAACCAAGACTTACTCTTCTCCTCCAGGCCAATCCCTGATGCCCTCAGAGCTCACAACCATAGCCAATTCTCTGTCATTTGGCTTCCTGTCTCCTCTAAGTGGAGAACCCTTCGCAAGATCATGATTTCTACCATCTTTTCGGGCGCTAAACTCGACACCAATCAGCAACTGAGGGTTAGAAAGATCCAGGAGCTTATTATCTACTGCCAAAATAAAAGCCATGTAGGGGAAGCGGTAGACCTTGGGCGTGCAGCTTTTAGGACTACCCTGAATTTGTTATGGAACACCATTTTCTCTAAAGATTTAGCGGACCCTTATTCGGATTCGGCCAAAGAGTTCAAAGAGTTGGTTTGGAAAATCATGGAGGAAGCTGGAAAGCCCAACTTGGTTGATCATTTCCcctttcttgaaaagtttgatcCCCAAGGCTCAAGACGTCGCATGACAGGCTATTTCACCCAGGGGCTCGAACTTTTTAATGAATTGATTGATGAACGGCTGGAAGAGAGGAAAGTAAGAGGAAGCAGAAATGTTGATGTATTAGATTTACTTCTCAATATCAGCCAAGAAAGACCAGAGGAGATTGACAGGACTCAAATTTTGCATGTGTGtttg GATTTGTTTGTTGCGGGGACAGATACCTCATCAAGCACATTAGAATGGGCAATTGCAGAACTTCTTAAGAATCCAAACATTATGGCAAAAGCTCAGGCTGAACTCGCTGATGTTATTGGCAAAGGCAAACAGTTACGAGAAGCAGATGTTACTCACCTACCTTACTTGCAATGTGTCATAAAAGAAACCCTACGAATACATCCACCAACTCCATTTATTATGCGTAAAGTTGAACAAGATGTAACCCTATGTGGATACACTATTCCTAAAGACTCACAAGTTCTAGCCAATGTATGGGCAATTGGGCGTGACTCTAGTATTTGGGAGAACCCATTAACCTTCAACCCTGAGAGGTTTTGGAATTTACAAGTGGATGTTAAAGGGCAAGATTTTGAACTCATTCCATTTGGCACGGGAAGAAGAATTTGTCCCGCATTGCCAATGGCTATGCGGATGGTTCCAATAATGGTAGGGTCATTGTTAAACTCGTTCCAATGGAAGCTTGATGGTGACATTGCACCAATGGATTTGGACATGGAGGAAAAATCAGGCATTACATTAACTAAAGCTCAACCTCTTAGGGCCATACCTATTCCCTTTTAA